The following coding sequences are from one Granulicella arctica window:
- the mobF gene encoding MobF family relaxase has translation MLTLSKALSANQARTYHAREFTSEKQNYWSRDRQGHSEWQGELAYEWGLHGSVTDEQFARLSEGQHPVSTAQLVKYQPARTYENEYGKQITSVEHRAGWDATFSAPKSVSVTALVGGDERVRDAHRESVRVALHELEHYTQARIGNVHAPETTGKFVAATFEHDTARPVDGYAAPQLHTHAVIFNITERANGQTRALQERSLFQSQHYATSVYRSELAMRLQGLGYEIERGQHGQPEIRGYSQEYLEASSPRRAQIKEHLQEIGREGAGAAQVAAHRTRDSKDLLSREEVLERHRDLAAKFGNQPDHVVAQAREREHKVEQQPEKAAQQSVTYSRNHVFERSAVQDERSILQAAMDRSMGQVTYSQVRREFEQRVRNGEFRKVERSDGRAALQYTTAEMIRLEREVIGLVKNGNESRYESSMLVSPILRIRIEDAHPELSKSQVAAMDDIFLSREKVVGLDGVAGAGKTTTLSVIREGVEAQGYRVEGFAPTSRAAQKLAEAGMMTSTLQHHLARGDRPDTGEKRLYVLDESSLASTRQMHEFLSRLHRNDRVLLVGDVRQHESVEAGRPFAQLQESGMHTVKLDEILRQRDPELKEAVEMLASGHVAAAIESLDIQGRVHEVIGREARIAAIAREYTASPENTLVVSPDNRSRAEINTVIHRELQKQGIVDKREHAMQVLVPRQELTGADRIWAQRYQPNDVLHYSRTSKETGIGKGEYAHVLAVKGQENLLTVLRGNGEQTTYDPRRQMGVSVYRAEAKAFSVGDRIQFTAPNQEMKIANRELASIENIGTNGSMHLKLDSGRNVEVGVHGFPHIDHGYAVTSHSSQGQTAERVLIHADTELRAKDLLNHRMAYVSVSRGQWDAQIFTNDRDKLVQALSHDVSHKSALQPEQAISGGPKIGPALEHVVERSMGYGLSL, from the coding sequence ATGTTGACTCTTTCCAAAGCGCTGTCGGCCAACCAAGCCCGCACATACCATGCGCGAGAGTTCACGTCAGAAAAGCAGAACTACTGGAGTCGTGATCGCCAGGGGCACAGTGAGTGGCAAGGAGAGCTTGCGTATGAATGGGGTCTGCATGGCTCTGTCACTGATGAGCAGTTCGCACGGTTAAGCGAAGGGCAGCATCCAGTAAGCACCGCGCAGCTCGTTAAGTACCAACCGGCGAGAACTTATGAGAACGAGTATGGCAAGCAGATTACCAGCGTGGAACATCGCGCAGGTTGGGATGCAACGTTCTCTGCGCCAAAGTCTGTATCGGTAACAGCTCTTGTTGGTGGTGATGAACGTGTGCGTGATGCACATCGTGAAAGTGTTCGCGTTGCCCTGCATGAACTGGAGCACTACACGCAGGCTCGCATCGGCAATGTTCATGCGCCTGAAACGACGGGCAAGTTCGTAGCGGCAACCTTCGAGCATGACACTGCACGACCTGTTGATGGCTATGCGGCTCCCCAGCTTCATACCCATGCTGTGATCTTCAACATCACAGAGCGAGCAAACGGGCAAACTCGCGCCTTGCAGGAGCGTAGTCTCTTTCAGTCACAGCACTACGCCACGAGCGTGTATCGCTCCGAGCTTGCCATGCGGCTGCAAGGGCTTGGCTATGAGATCGAGCGTGGTCAACATGGGCAGCCAGAAATCAGGGGATACTCACAAGAGTATCTGGAAGCATCTAGTCCTCGGCGTGCGCAGATCAAAGAGCATCTTCAGGAGATCGGGCGCGAAGGCGCTGGAGCCGCGCAGGTTGCAGCGCATCGAACAAGAGACAGCAAGGATCTTCTTTCGCGCGAAGAGGTGCTGGAACGGCATCGTGATCTTGCGGCAAAGTTTGGCAATCAGCCGGATCATGTTGTAGCCCAGGCACGGGAGCGCGAGCACAAGGTCGAACAACAGCCCGAGAAGGCCGCGCAGCAGTCAGTGACTTATTCACGCAACCATGTCTTCGAGCGGTCAGCAGTGCAGGATGAGCGAAGCATCTTGCAGGCAGCAATGGATCGCAGCATGGGCCAAGTGACGTATAGCCAGGTTCGACGAGAATTCGAGCAGCGCGTGCGGAATGGAGAGTTCCGCAAGGTTGAGCGATCAGACGGAAGAGCAGCATTGCAGTACACGACAGCCGAGATGATTCGTTTGGAGCGAGAGGTCATCGGCCTTGTGAAGAACGGCAATGAAAGCCGGTATGAGAGTTCCATGCTGGTATCTCCGATCTTGCGCATACGCATCGAAGATGCCCATCCAGAGTTGAGCAAGTCTCAGGTTGCAGCAATGGATGACATCTTCCTGTCCCGCGAAAAGGTTGTTGGGCTTGACGGTGTTGCAGGCGCAGGTAAGACGACCACGTTGTCAGTCATTCGTGAAGGCGTAGAAGCACAGGGCTACCGTGTCGAAGGATTTGCACCCACAAGCCGAGCCGCTCAGAAACTCGCTGAAGCTGGCATGATGACATCGACGCTTCAGCATCATTTAGCCAGAGGTGATCGGCCCGACACAGGAGAGAAGCGGCTTTACGTGCTTGATGAGTCTTCTCTTGCGTCCACACGGCAGATGCACGAGTTCCTTTCGCGTCTTCACCGGAATGATCGGGTGTTGCTCGTGGGCGATGTTCGTCAGCATGAAAGCGTAGAGGCTGGCCGCCCCTTTGCTCAACTTCAAGAATCTGGGATGCACACGGTGAAGCTGGATGAGATTCTGCGACAGCGTGACCCAGAGTTGAAGGAAGCGGTAGAGATGCTGGCGAGTGGTCATGTCGCAGCGGCAATCGAAAGTCTCGACATCCAGGGCCGAGTGCATGAGGTGATTGGACGTGAAGCGCGAATCGCTGCGATAGCGCGTGAGTATACAGCTTCGCCGGAAAATACGCTTGTCGTGTCACCAGACAATCGCTCCCGTGCTGAGATCAATACCGTGATTCATAGGGAGCTACAAAAGCAAGGCATCGTTGACAAGCGGGAACATGCGATGCAGGTGCTTGTCCCACGGCAAGAGTTGACCGGCGCGGATCGCATTTGGGCACAGCGGTATCAGCCCAACGACGTACTGCATTATTCGCGGACATCGAAGGAAACCGGCATTGGTAAAGGAGAGTATGCGCATGTTCTCGCTGTGAAGGGTCAGGAGAATTTGCTTACGGTTCTGCGTGGCAACGGGGAGCAGACAACCTACGATCCACGACGCCAGATGGGCGTCTCCGTGTATCGAGCTGAAGCGAAGGCGTTTTCCGTCGGTGATCGTATTCAGTTCACGGCACCCAATCAAGAAATGAAGATTGCCAATCGTGAACTTGCCAGCATTGAGAACATCGGCACGAACGGTTCAATGCACCTGAAACTTGATAGCGGACGCAATGTTGAAGTCGGGGTGCATGGCTTCCCGCACATCGACCACGGTTACGCTGTCACCAGCCATTCGAGCCAGGGACAGACAGCAGAACGTGTGTTGATTCATGCAGATACTGAGCTTAGAGCCAAAGACTTGTTGAATCACCGCATGGCTTATGTATCCGTCTCTCGGGGACAGTGGGACGCGCAAATTTTCACCAATGACCGCGACAAGCTGGTGCAGGCCTTGAGCCACGATGTTTCACACAAGAGCGCGCTCCAGCCGGAACAGGCTATCTCGGGAGGCCCGAAGATCGGTCCAGCTTTAGAGCATGTGGTGGAGCGAAGCATGGGATACGGATTGAGTTTGTAA
- a CDS encoding plasmid mobilization protein, which yields MASPDSKLQEIAEPASASPAASDVSRVKSIATRLTEAELGEIEAAAFKAGKKVSEWLRDTALASVRAPQQEQTDTVLLAEIIGMRDLMLNLFAQASKGPLSTKDMRKMSAYADSIKEQKAREFLSRKRSQTTTK from the coding sequence ATGGCCTCTCCTGATAGCAAACTGCAAGAAATCGCAGAGCCAGCTTCGGCCAGCCCAGCAGCAAGCGATGTCTCTCGCGTGAAATCCATAGCAACCAGACTCACGGAAGCGGAGCTTGGTGAGATCGAAGCAGCGGCTTTTAAGGCCGGGAAAAAGGTATCCGAGTGGTTGCGCGACACCGCTCTCGCGTCTGTCCGCGCTCCACAGCAAGAACAGACCGACACCGTTCTTTTGGCGGAGATCATAGGGATGCGGGACCTCATGCTGAACCTGTTTGCCCAGGCATCCAAGGGGCCATTGAGCACGAAAGACATGCGCAAGATGTCTGCTTATGCAGATTCAATTAAGGAACAAAAGGCCCGTGAATTCCTGTCCCGAAAGCGGTCGCAAACCACCACTAAATAA
- a CDS encoding ATP-binding protein yields the protein MSETVSFAVDPRLATLLGESYRSTEQALKELVDNAWDADAENIGITLPTEMSDEPIIVSDDGTGMTEEELRSEYLKVARDRRQLKGDRTLGKRRQVRGRRGIGKFAGLMIAEQMEVVSRARGRVSSLLIDRTQINATSSDFEAIEIPFSSTNCDPSQHGTTVKLSHLNRRLSHPNAEKLRRILVLDYGRATDFKITVNGQLTTLHDISGEAFSFDQSLPAMGNVKMSFAISDGKHSVKHPGIVIKVSGKPIGEPSFFGLDKQEDIPPQVLKRVYGEIEADGLLDDVTADWGAIVENSVAYGELERYVQDVLREELQKTFKREFNLVHARIKQQIDKRLAALPEHRRPFAHAQLEKILQRFYGENEEKIQSIVTVVLDALERDEYWVVLREIHNAEHGSVQHFADALTAFGLLELVFVGKQAKSRIDLLDSLDKLISNSATLEQQLHQVIEHNLWLLGSRYALVSSNRTMKTVVETYMQEHYKGKNASKRPDLLLLSEMHGEHLLIEFKRPSKTIDRDDEAQAQKYRDDFGTKLHPMKIWLIGGAVEKSLRLNSANQVEYISYTDLIGRARAEVDWLMKSLVEPPSTLKLALP from the coding sequence ATGAGCGAAACCGTCAGCTTCGCAGTCGACCCAAGACTTGCGACTTTACTCGGGGAGTCCTACAGATCGACAGAGCAGGCCCTTAAGGAACTTGTGGACAATGCGTGGGATGCTGATGCGGAGAATATTGGCATCACCCTGCCGACAGAGATGTCTGACGAGCCGATCATCGTCAGCGACGATGGGACCGGGATGACCGAAGAAGAACTACGAAGTGAGTATCTGAAAGTGGCTCGGGATCGGCGGCAACTCAAGGGAGATCGAACTCTCGGAAAGCGGCGACAGGTACGTGGGCGTCGAGGTATTGGCAAGTTCGCAGGGTTGATGATCGCCGAGCAAATGGAAGTAGTCAGCCGCGCCAGAGGCCGAGTCTCCTCTCTGCTTATTGATCGAACTCAAATCAATGCGACGAGTTCAGATTTTGAGGCGATTGAGATTCCTTTTTCTTCGACAAACTGCGATCCAAGCCAGCATGGAACCACGGTAAAACTCTCACACCTGAATCGTCGTCTCAGTCACCCGAACGCGGAAAAACTGCGCCGAATTCTCGTACTTGATTATGGCAGAGCCACCGATTTCAAGATCACAGTAAACGGTCAGCTCACCACCCTCCATGATATTTCGGGAGAAGCCTTTTCATTCGATCAGTCACTACCCGCTATGGGAAATGTAAAGATGTCCTTTGCCATTTCTGACGGCAAGCACTCGGTGAAGCACCCTGGGATTGTAATCAAGGTAAGTGGCAAGCCAATCGGTGAACCAAGCTTCTTCGGGCTCGACAAACAGGAGGATATACCACCACAGGTTCTCAAGCGCGTTTACGGCGAAATCGAAGCCGACGGATTGCTAGACGATGTGACTGCCGATTGGGGTGCAATCGTCGAAAATAGCGTTGCATATGGTGAGTTGGAGCGCTACGTTCAAGACGTACTTCGGGAAGAGCTACAGAAGACCTTTAAGAGGGAGTTCAACCTAGTCCACGCTAGGATCAAGCAGCAAATTGATAAGAGACTCGCCGCCCTCCCAGAACACCGACGCCCTTTTGCCCATGCACAATTGGAAAAGATATTGCAACGCTTCTACGGGGAGAACGAAGAGAAAATCCAGTCGATTGTGACGGTAGTTTTGGACGCATTAGAACGAGATGAATACTGGGTTGTCCTCCGAGAAATTCATAATGCAGAACACGGTAGCGTCCAACACTTCGCCGACGCTCTCACTGCATTTGGGCTCCTAGAATTGGTATTCGTTGGAAAGCAGGCGAAGAGCAGAATCGACCTGTTGGACAGTCTCGATAAATTGATCTCCAACTCTGCCACACTCGAACAACAACTGCATCAGGTCATTGAGCATAACCTCTGGCTACTTGGCTCTCGCTATGCTTTAGTTTCCTCCAATCGAACCATGAAAACTGTTGTCGAAACCTACATGCAAGAGCACTACAAAGGCAAGAATGCGTCAAAGAGACCAGACCTGTTATTGCTCAGCGAGATGCATGGAGAGCACCTTCTGATTGAGTTTAAACGCCCGAGCAAGACCATCGACCGTGACGACGAGGCGCAGGCTCAAAAATATCGTGACGACTTTGGGACGAAGTTGCACCCAATGAAAATTTGGCTTATCGGTGGTGCGGTAGAGAAGAGTCTCCGACTCAATAGCGCCAATCAGGTGGAATACATCAGCTATACCGATCTGATTGGGCGCGCACGAGCCGAAGTTGATTGGCTTATGAAAAGCCTCGTAGAGCCGCCGTCAACACTAAAGCTCGCTCTGCCATAG
- a CDS encoding GIY-YIG nuclease family protein: protein MSEIDLDELRSELSDFAEPEKKGGRSPREERIIAGFEEIQRFVEKHGRLPRHSEGLDIFERLYAVRLDRLRALAECRSLLAPLDHQGLLSDGEIVLDASPDAIDDEELLAELKDIPGAGSVTELRHVRKSVDKRAAEEIANRAVCEDFETFKPLFEKVQRELQAGVRESIPVQTMDQIKMAEIQQGQYFIVGGQVAYVAEVGEDFKTGYDRRDSRLRVVYDNGTESNILMRSFQRSLYPDKEQAGRIITNADAGPLFASEQANDDLASGTIYVLRSKSEHPIVVTNRNVLHKIGVTGGKLETRIANATLDPTFLMSDVEIVATYQLYNVSRVKLENIIHRVFDPVQLDIEIKDRFGNAVKPREWFLVPLFVIDEAVERIKDGTITQYIYDAKAARLVSVPS from the coding sequence ATGAGCGAAATTGATCTTGACGAACTACGCTCAGAACTCAGCGACTTCGCCGAGCCGGAGAAGAAGGGCGGTCGTTCTCCGCGCGAAGAGCGCATTATTGCGGGCTTCGAGGAGATTCAGCGGTTTGTAGAAAAGCATGGCCGCTTGCCCAGGCATAGTGAGGGTCTCGATATTTTCGAGCGGCTGTATGCTGTGCGTCTTGACCGGCTGCGTGCGTTAGCGGAGTGCCGCTCTTTGCTTGCGCCGCTAGACCATCAAGGGTTGCTCTCGGATGGGGAAATTGTTTTGGACGCTTCTCCTGACGCGATTGACGACGAAGAGTTGCTCGCCGAGTTGAAAGATATTCCAGGCGCGGGAAGTGTCACTGAGCTACGCCACGTTCGCAAGAGCGTAGACAAGCGCGCTGCCGAGGAGATTGCAAACCGTGCCGTCTGTGAGGACTTTGAAACGTTCAAGCCGCTCTTTGAAAAGGTGCAACGAGAGTTGCAGGCCGGCGTTCGTGAGTCAATTCCAGTCCAGACGATGGATCAGATCAAGATGGCCGAGATTCAGCAAGGCCAATACTTCATTGTCGGTGGTCAGGTCGCCTACGTTGCTGAAGTAGGAGAGGACTTCAAAACGGGCTACGACCGCCGGGACAGCCGCTTGCGCGTTGTTTACGACAATGGAACGGAAAGCAACATACTGATGCGCTCGTTCCAGCGGTCTCTTTATCCCGATAAAGAGCAGGCGGGGCGCATCATCACCAACGCTGATGCGGGGCCACTGTTTGCAAGCGAGCAAGCCAACGATGACCTGGCGAGTGGGACTATCTATGTTCTCCGTAGCAAGTCGGAGCATCCAATCGTCGTAACAAACCGGAATGTTCTACACAAAATCGGAGTGACAGGAGGAAAGTTGGAGACGCGCATCGCAAACGCGACCCTCGATCCGACGTTCCTGATGTCCGATGTCGAAATAGTCGCGACATACCAGCTTTACAACGTCAGTCGGGTGAAACTCGAAAACATCATTCATCGTGTCTTTGATCCCGTTCAGTTAGATATAGAGATCAAGGACCGTTTCGGCAACGCTGTAAAGCCACGCGAGTGGTTCCTGGTGCCGCTTTTTGTGATCGACGAAGCAGTCGAACGCATCAAGGATGGGACCATCACGCAGTACATCTATGATGCGAAGGCAGCCCGGCTAGTAAGTGTACCGTCATGA
- a CDS encoding DEAD/DEAH box helicase, which yields MRPMQERAYEKRGEQFLLIKSPPASGKSRALMFIALDKLEHQGLKQAIIVVPERSIGASFNDEPLTKYGFWADWYVKPQWNLCDAPGGENGSKVKAVGAFLESNDKVLVCTHATFRFAVDEYGVEKFDDRLIAVDEFHHVSSNPDNKLGSHLGHFMARERAHIVALTGSYFRGDAEAVLSPQDEEKFDTVTYTYYEQLNGYEYLKQLDMGYFFYSGSYIEDIPNVLDPSEKTIIHIPNVNSRESTKRGKTTEVSEIMGALGSWEGKDPATGFDLVRLADGRILKVADLVDDGPDRHAKVLASLKDASQKNNRDNVDIIIALGMAKEGFDWIWCEHALTIGYRSSLTEIVQIIGRATRDAPGKLRARFSNLIAAPDASDEAVNEAVNDTLKAIAASLLMEQVLAPRFEFKPKNPESGPVTGYDYGESGYDPGKCNVGFNEQTGRFQIEIKGLTQPKSEEAARVCQEDLNEVIAAFVQDKTAVEQGLFNEDLVPEDLTVVRLGKIIKDKYPELDSEDQEAVRQHAIAALNITQQAKKEVLGGGGTEPAANTALIDGVRRFAMDVRELDVDLIDRINPFGEAYAILSKAMNEDNLKQVAAAISAKKTKLTPEEAKELAIRAVKFKKERGRIPSIDSQDAWERRMAEGAAAFVRYKDEGRYERN from the coding sequence ATGCGCCCTATGCAGGAGCGCGCCTACGAGAAGCGTGGTGAGCAATTCCTGCTCATCAAGTCGCCTCCGGCTTCCGGCAAGAGCCGGGCGCTCATGTTTATTGCGCTCGACAAGCTTGAACATCAAGGCCTGAAGCAGGCGATCATTGTCGTCCCCGAGAGGTCGATCGGGGCGAGCTTTAACGACGAGCCCCTCACCAAGTATGGCTTCTGGGCGGACTGGTACGTTAAGCCGCAGTGGAACCTCTGCGATGCTCCGGGAGGCGAGAACGGCAGCAAGGTCAAGGCCGTGGGGGCGTTTCTTGAAAGCAACGACAAGGTACTCGTCTGCACGCACGCCACTTTCCGATTTGCTGTGGATGAGTATGGCGTGGAGAAGTTTGACGACCGGCTGATCGCCGTCGACGAATTCCACCATGTCTCCTCCAACCCGGACAATAAGCTCGGCTCTCATCTCGGTCACTTCATGGCCCGCGAGCGCGCTCACATCGTGGCCCTGACAGGTTCGTACTTCCGTGGTGATGCTGAGGCCGTGTTGTCTCCGCAGGACGAAGAGAAGTTCGATACAGTCACTTACACCTACTACGAACAGCTCAATGGGTATGAGTACCTGAAACAGCTCGACATGGGCTACTTCTTCTATAGCGGCTCATATATCGAGGACATCCCAAACGTTCTCGATCCTTCCGAGAAAACGATCATCCACATCCCCAACGTCAACTCGCGTGAAAGCACGAAGCGAGGCAAGACGACGGAAGTCAGCGAGATCATGGGAGCGCTCGGAAGCTGGGAAGGTAAGGACCCTGCCACCGGCTTTGACCTTGTGCGGTTGGCAGACGGTCGCATCCTGAAGGTCGCCGACCTTGTAGATGACGGGCCGGATAGGCACGCCAAGGTGCTGGCCTCCCTCAAGGATGCTTCACAGAAGAACAATCGCGACAATGTAGACATCATCATCGCTTTGGGTATGGCGAAGGAGGGCTTCGACTGGATTTGGTGCGAACACGCGCTCACTATCGGTTATCGGTCGAGCTTAACGGAGATCGTGCAAATCATTGGAAGGGCGACGCGCGATGCTCCCGGTAAGCTCCGTGCGCGTTTCTCGAACTTGATCGCCGCCCCCGATGCTTCCGACGAAGCTGTGAACGAAGCGGTGAACGACACGTTGAAGGCGATCGCCGCCAGCTTACTGATGGAGCAGGTACTCGCACCACGCTTCGAGTTCAAGCCAAAAAATCCGGAGAGTGGACCTGTCACTGGATACGATTATGGCGAGAGTGGCTACGATCCCGGCAAGTGCAACGTTGGCTTCAATGAGCAAACAGGCCGCTTCCAGATCGAGATCAAGGGACTCACCCAGCCAAAGAGTGAAGAAGCGGCCCGAGTCTGCCAAGAAGATTTGAACGAAGTCATCGCAGCCTTCGTTCAGGACAAGACTGCGGTCGAGCAGGGCTTGTTCAACGAGGACTTGGTGCCTGAAGACCTCACTGTGGTTCGCTTGGGCAAGATCATCAAAGATAAATACCCGGAGTTGGATAGTGAGGATCAGGAAGCGGTGCGCCAACACGCTATCGCCGCATTGAACATCACCCAGCAGGCCAAGAAGGAAGTTTTGGGCGGAGGAGGTACGGAGCCAGCAGCCAACACCGCTCTGATCGACGGTGTGCGCCGGTTCGCAATGGATGTGCGGGAATTGGATGTTGACCTGATCGACCGTATCAATCCGTTTGGCGAGGCCTATGCCATCCTCTCCAAGGCAATGAATGAGGACAATCTGAAGCAGGTTGCTGCTGCCATTTCTGCGAAGAAGACAAAGTTGACGCCGGAAGAGGCCAAGGAATTGGCCATTCGCGCAGTGAAATTCAAGAAAGAGCGTGGGAGAATTCCTTCGATTGATTCGCAGGACGCCTGGGAGCGTCGGATGGCCGAAGGCGCAGCCGCGTTTGTGCGCTACAAAGATGAGGGGCGTTATGAGCGAAATTGA
- a CDS encoding class I SAM-dependent DNA methyltransferase, which produces MNAVEIEEAISQLAEQPFDAANFPYAFLEAFGNKEATIKRLRAGATNKSDLGGVLQTGNIHIATCDQGSVTETLRELKDSPATAKAKAKFVLATDSVDFEAEDIASGETVACAYPDFPNHFGFFLQLAGITTVQQIKENSFDIRATSRMNRLYVELLKDNPEWGKSERRHDMNHFMARLIFCFFAEDTDIFIGKGLFTSTIAQMSERDSSNTHEIISALFRAMNTKVGERKSAGLPNWADSFPYVNGGLFSGNMDVPRFSKIARSYLLHIGGLDWTKINPDIFGSMIQAVTEDEERGALGMHYTSVPNILKVLNPLFLDDLRSKLEEAGDNPRALLNLRKRMAKIRVFDPACGSGNFLVIAYKQMREIEAEINRRRGEAEIRSEIPLTNFRGIELRDFPAEIARLALVIAEYQSDVHFRGQKLALAEFLPLRAENWITSGNALRLDWLSVCPPTGTGVRMQADDLFSTPLDQAEIDFANEGGETYICGNPPFSGFNAQSPEQHSDLRQALTFTKDYKYFDYVSGWFFKAARCMDVFDACAFVSTNSVVQGVQVPILWRPIFALGVEIFFGHDTFVWKNNAANNAGVFCVIIGLTKQKKEKFICGEGFRKRASNINGYIADAPNVFVDRRQEPISKLPPMTTGNVAYDGGHLIISELEREQYLRISPNLASVIRPLTGSKEFIRGEYRHCIWIPREELLTKEVSKVFAERFNLVRSTRVNGGKIASNYAHVPYRFYMTNESLGNQILVPRVSSVRRAYLPIAFLDNRYIISDSAQSIFDAPLWVFALLASKMHLVWVNAVSGKLKGDLRYSAIICYNTFAVPVLTEKNKADLTRCAEDILLARDVHFPATIAELYDPGNTPEDLLHAHERNDEVLERIYIGRRFKNDTERLAKLFDLYTKMSESATPAKRGKVKSDS; this is translated from the coding sequence TTGAACGCTGTCGAAATCGAAGAGGCCATCTCGCAGCTCGCGGAACAGCCATTTGATGCTGCGAACTTCCCGTATGCCTTTCTGGAAGCCTTCGGCAACAAGGAGGCGACGATCAAGCGGCTGCGTGCCGGGGCGACGAACAAGTCCGACCTCGGTGGCGTTCTCCAGACCGGCAATATCCACATCGCCACCTGCGATCAGGGTAGCGTCACGGAGACTCTCCGGGAGCTAAAGGACAGTCCCGCGACAGCCAAGGCGAAGGCGAAGTTTGTTCTGGCAACCGACAGCGTGGACTTTGAGGCAGAGGACATCGCAAGCGGAGAAACCGTAGCCTGCGCATACCCCGACTTCCCGAACCACTTCGGCTTCTTCCTGCAGTTGGCCGGTATCACTACGGTTCAGCAGATCAAAGAGAACTCGTTCGACATCCGGGCAACGAGCCGCATGAACCGGCTCTATGTCGAACTCCTGAAGGACAACCCGGAGTGGGGCAAGTCCGAGCGCCGCCATGACATGAACCACTTCATGGCGCGGCTCATTTTCTGTTTCTTTGCCGAGGACACGGACATCTTCATCGGCAAGGGCCTGTTCACCAGCACCATCGCCCAGATGAGCGAGCGTGATTCCTCGAACACGCACGAGATTATCAGCGCGCTCTTCCGGGCCATGAACACGAAGGTTGGAGAGCGAAAGAGTGCCGGACTCCCCAACTGGGCTGATTCCTTTCCTTACGTCAACGGCGGACTGTTTTCCGGCAACATGGATGTGCCACGCTTCAGCAAGATTGCGCGCTCCTACCTGTTGCACATTGGCGGCCTCGACTGGACGAAGATCAATCCCGATATCTTCGGCTCCATGATTCAGGCGGTCACTGAGGATGAGGAACGTGGTGCGTTGGGGATGCACTACACCAGCGTCCCCAACATCCTGAAGGTTCTCAACCCACTCTTTCTCGATGACCTACGCTCCAAGTTGGAGGAGGCAGGCGATAATCCCCGCGCTCTGCTCAACCTGCGCAAGCGTATGGCGAAGATTCGCGTATTTGACCCGGCCTGTGGATCGGGCAACTTTCTGGTCATCGCATATAAGCAGATGCGCGAGATCGAAGCGGAGATCAACCGGCGACGCGGAGAGGCTGAGATTCGAAGTGAGATTCCGCTCACGAACTTCAGGGGCATTGAGCTACGAGACTTTCCGGCGGAAATCGCCAGACTTGCGCTCGTCATCGCTGAATACCAGAGCGACGTTCATTTTCGAGGACAGAAGCTCGCCCTTGCTGAGTTTTTGCCATTACGTGCGGAGAATTGGATCACTAGCGGCAACGCGCTACGGCTTGATTGGCTGAGCGTCTGTCCGCCGACAGGTACGGGCGTCAGGATGCAGGCTGATGATCTTTTCAGCACGCCACTCGACCAGGCAGAGATCGACTTTGCAAACGAGGGCGGGGAGACATATATCTGTGGTAATCCTCCGTTCTCTGGCTTTAATGCGCAGTCACCTGAACAACACTCAGACTTACGACAAGCCTTGACCTTCACGAAAGATTACAAGTACTTCGATTACGTTTCGGGATGGTTCTTCAAAGCTGCGAGATGCATGGATGTATTCGATGCGTGCGCTTTCGTTTCAACAAACTCTGTGGTTCAAGGCGTACAGGTTCCGATACTCTGGCGACCGATTTTTGCGTTAGGGGTTGAGATTTTCTTCGGACATGACACATTCGTATGGAAGAACAATGCAGCTAATAATGCCGGAGTTTTTTGCGTAATCATCGGCCTTACGAAACAGAAGAAAGAGAAATTCATATGCGGGGAAGGATTTCGTAAGAGAGCTTCCAATATCAATGGATATATCGCCGATGCCCCGAATGTTTTTGTGGATAGGCGGCAAGAACCAATATCAAAACTTCCACCGATGACTACGGGGAACGTCGCCTATGACGGCGGCCATCTCATCATCTCTGAATTAGAACGAGAACAATATTTGAGAATCTCTCCTAATTTAGCTTCTGTGATTAGACCCCTTACAGGCTCGAAAGAATTCATTAGGGGCGAATATCGTCACTGCATATGGATTCCAAGGGAGGAGTTGCTAACAAAGGAAGTATCTAAAGTGTTCGCTGAACGCTTTAATCTGGTACGCTCCACCAGAGTCAACGGTGGCAAGATCGCAAGCAATTACGCTCACGTGCCGTATAGGTTTTACATGACAAACGAGAGTTTGGGAAACCAGATACTCGTCCCTAGAGTGTCTTCTGTGCGGAGAGCATATCTTCCAATTGCGTTCTTGGATAATCGCTACATAATCTCTGATTCGGCTCAGTCGATTTTTGATGCTCCTCTTTGGGTCTTCGCGTTGCTGGCGTCGAAGATGCATCTGGTTTGGGTCAACGCGGTAAGCGGAAAACTAAAGGGGGACCTGCGTTATTCCGCGATAATTTGCTACAACACTTTTGCCGTCCCCGTCCTCACCGAGAAGAACAAGGCCGACCTTACTCGATGTGCAGAGGACATCCTCTTGGCTAGGGATGTGCATTTCCCGGCAACGATTGCGGAACTCTATGACCCCGGAAACACGCCCGAAGACTTGCTCCATGCGCATGAGCGCAATGACGAGGTTCTAGAGCGCATCTACATCGGTCGCCGGTTCAAGAACGATACTGAGCGGCTGGCTAAGCTGTTCGACCTGTATACGAAAATGTCTGAGTCGGCTACACCGGCAAAGAGAGGGAAGGTGAAGTCAGACTCATGA